The Cytophagia bacterium CHB2 genome has a window encoding:
- a CDS encoding type II toxin-antitoxin system VapC family toxin: MTRFFVDSGYLIALEDEDDQNHEAALLHWEQEVSSSPPSWITTSYVLDEVVTYFNACNLHAKAVEIGQRLMSSPSIQFVHVDESLFQEAWSYFQRHNDKRYSLTDCVSFVLMTKMGIKSALTFDKHFTQAGFQKLP; encoded by the coding sequence ATGACCCGGTTTTTTGTCGATTCCGGATATCTCATTGCTTTGGAAGATGAAGATGATCAGAATCATGAAGCGGCGCTTCTACATTGGGAACAGGAAGTTTCATCTTCGCCTCCTTCCTGGATCACCACTTCCTATGTACTTGATGAGGTGGTGACATATTTTAACGCCTGCAATCTGCATGCAAAAGCGGTTGAAATTGGCCAGCGGCTCATGAGCAGTCCTTCGATTCAATTTGTTCACGTTGATGAATCCTTATTCCAAGAAGCGTGGTCTTACTTCCAACGCCACAATGACAAAAGATATTCGCTCACAGATTGTGTTTCATTTGTCTTGATGACAAAGATGGGAATAAAAAGCGCGCTAACGTTTGACAAGCATTTCACGCAGGCCGGGTTTCAGAAATTACCATAA
- a CDS encoding serine/threonine protein kinase: protein MVAIEGYEIFAELQRSPWVKVFKAFDQQRQQMVIVKALMDEAAPTRVREQLLAESSLSQRLSHPNLRRVYEAGMRDGRPYLILEYVEGGALAEVIGPSGRGGLPFEMCVWITKEVARALQALHDQGILHRDIKPGNIFWSVAGEIKLGDLGLAVELDDAQQNLAGTIMYFPPEIILGQTATEASDLFSLGAVLYEMLTGEPPFIDHTTSAMLHRIANFEPTPVEKLRPQIPPELAALSRQLLAKEPEQRLARADELLERLDHFERQYELRMTAQRAASFFAQPEAYQAVKFESPSAAPPPVVAAPPAALKKPIKLHRRFSRFAPASAVIFAVISIILLNIQFDHAASSPEVTPVSEEPPQIVEVEQPAFDLSQTPAAKTQVEPIKSLQANVSMSPADSSAATGDAISQEEIVPVGDFESSRIEANRSILIVSEPRANVFVEQDSLGATPLLWQPASSLHVSELNFSVPNFPPVRRSVVTAALESDTLFVNLYDEIGFLEITVNPWGEIWINGKAFDTTPLAAPIALAPGLHEVSVRHPRLGIQTQRVVVAKGDTLQKFFDLFLP from the coding sequence ATGGTCGCAATTGAAGGATATGAAATTTTCGCCGAGCTGCAACGCAGCCCGTGGGTGAAGGTATTCAAAGCGTTCGATCAGCAGCGCCAGCAAATGGTTATCGTCAAGGCGTTGATGGACGAGGCGGCGCCCACCCGCGTGCGCGAACAATTGCTGGCCGAAAGCAGTTTGAGCCAACGCTTGTCGCATCCCAACCTCCGCCGTGTTTATGAAGCCGGCATGCGCGACGGCCGGCCTTATCTTATTCTCGAGTATGTTGAAGGCGGCGCGCTCGCCGAGGTGATCGGCCCCTCCGGGCGGGGCGGCTTGCCTTTCGAAATGTGCGTGTGGATCACCAAAGAAGTCGCGCGCGCATTGCAGGCTCTGCACGATCAGGGCATTTTGCATCGCGACATCAAACCAGGAAATATTTTTTGGTCGGTGGCAGGCGAGATCAAACTCGGCGATTTGGGCCTGGCCGTGGAGCTTGACGATGCGCAGCAGAATCTTGCCGGCACGATCATGTACTTTCCGCCGGAAATCATTCTCGGCCAAACCGCCACCGAAGCCAGCGATTTGTTTTCGCTGGGCGCGGTGTTGTATGAAATGCTCACCGGCGAGCCGCCGTTTATAGACCATACGACTTCAGCGATGTTGCATCGCATCGCCAACTTCGAGCCGACGCCGGTGGAAAAACTGCGGCCGCAGATTCCCCCGGAATTGGCGGCGCTTTCGCGCCAGTTGCTGGCAAAAGAGCCGGAGCAGCGCCTGGCGCGCGCAGACGAATTGCTGGAGAGGCTCGATCATTTTGAACGCCAATACGAGCTTCGAATGACGGCGCAGCGCGCGGCGTCATTTTTTGCGCAGCCCGAAGCGTATCAAGCCGTGAAGTTTGAATCGCCGTCTGCCGCCCCTCCGCCTGTCGTTGCTGCGCCTCCTGCCGCGCTGAAAAAGCCAATCAAGCTGCACCGCCGGTTTTCTCGTTTCGCCCCGGCTTCCGCGGTGATTTTTGCAGTGATCAGCATCATTTTGCTGAACATTCAGTTCGATCACGCTGCCTCCTCGCCGGAGGTAACACCGGTATCCGAAGAACCACCGCAGATCGTTGAGGTTGAACAGCCGGCTTTCGATCTCTCGCAAACTCCCGCCGCAAAAACGCAAGTAGAACCGATAAAATCTCTTCAAGCAAACGTATCGATGTCGCCCGCGGATTCATCCGCGGCAACGGGCGACGCCATAAGCCAAGAAGAGATTGTGCCAGTCGGGGATTTTGAGTCAAGCCGGATTGAGGCGAATCGCAGTATTTTAATTGTGAGTGAACCGCGTGCGAATGTGTTTGTCGAGCAGGATTCACTCGGGGCGACTCCCTTGCTGTGGCAGCCGGCCTCCTCGCTGCACGTTTCCGAGTTGAATTTCAGCGTTCCGAATTTTCCGCCGGTGCGCCGCTCGGTGGTCACGGCCGCGCTTGAATCCGATACGTTGTTTGTCAATTTGTATGATGAAATCGGTTTCCTCGAAATTACCGTCAATCCCTGGGGAGAAATTTGGATCAACGGCAAAGCGTTCGACACGACGCCGCTGGCCGCACCCATCGCGCTGGCGCCCGGCTTGCATGAAGTGAGTGTGCGGCATCCTCGTTTGGGCATACAGACTCAGCGTGTCGTGGTCGCAAAAGGCGATACGCTGCAAAAGTTCTTCGATTTGTTCCTCCCTTAA
- a CDS encoding GAF domain-containing protein → MTNFSERNLGDVLSALSRISAIINTMRELDPLLEKIMDIAVETVGAERGFILLNNETGELAARTARNISAQNIQDITDISNSVVRDVLQRGEAVISYDAQADEQWRNSESIILNRIQSVACVPLAIKQKPIGVIYLDSIQQRSGFTETSVPFLNAFANQAAIAIENAQLYEALREENRHLRKQARESSAFEGIIGQSPKMKHVFDMMNSVLDSDATVLIQGESGTGKELVARALHYNGSRRDKPFIALFCGSLPETLLESELFGHKKGAFTGAIADKKGLFESAHGGTFFLDEIGDLSPNIQTQLLRVLQEGEIKRVGENQVRKVDVRIIAATNKNLAEAVKKSEFREDLYYRLNVINLFMPPLRQRAKDVPLLAHHFLRKYAVKNRKEIAGFTPEALDLLTGYSWPGNVRELENTVERAVVLAKGTYLSTEDLRLQEAARELFLPQGMTLEEMERRLVEKTLDEVDNNITHAADRLGVSRRWIHYKMKQWQNGRN, encoded by the coding sequence ATGACAAATTTTTCTGAGCGCAATCTCGGCGATGTGCTGTCCGCGCTCTCGCGCATCAGCGCGATTATCAATACCATGCGCGAACTCGATCCCTTGCTCGAAAAGATCATGGATATCGCCGTGGAAACCGTGGGGGCGGAGCGCGGATTCATTTTGTTGAACAATGAAACCGGCGAGCTGGCGGCGCGCACGGCGCGCAATATTTCCGCGCAAAACATTCAAGACATCACCGACATTTCCAACAGCGTCGTGCGCGATGTCTTGCAGCGCGGCGAGGCCGTGATCAGCTACGACGCGCAGGCGGACGAGCAATGGCGCAATTCCGAGAGCATCATTCTCAATCGCATTCAATCCGTGGCCTGCGTGCCGCTCGCCATCAAGCAAAAGCCCATCGGCGTGATTTATCTCGATAGCATTCAACAGCGCAGCGGCTTCACGGAAACCAGCGTGCCGTTTCTCAATGCCTTTGCCAATCAAGCGGCCATCGCCATTGAAAACGCGCAATTGTACGAAGCGCTGCGCGAGGAGAATCGCCATTTGCGCAAGCAGGCGCGCGAGAGCAGCGCGTTCGAGGGCATCATCGGGCAGAGTCCCAAAATGAAGCACGTGTTCGACATGATGAACAGCGTGCTCGATTCCGACGCGACGGTGTTGATTCAAGGCGAAAGCGGCACCGGCAAGGAGCTGGTGGCGCGCGCGCTGCATTACAACGGCAGCCGGCGCGACAAACCCTTCATCGCGCTGTTCTGCGGCTCGCTGCCGGAAACCCTGCTCGAAAGCGAATTGTTCGGTCACAAGAAAGGCGCCTTCACCGGCGCCATCGCCGACAAGAAAGGCTTGTTCGAATCCGCGCACGGCGGCACATTTTTCCTCGATGAAATCGGTGATCTCTCGCCCAACATTCAAACCCAGCTTCTACGCGTGTTGCAAGAAGGCGAGATCAAGCGCGTGGGCGAAAATCAAGTGCGTAAAGTCGATGTGCGCATCATCGCGGCGACCAATAAGAATCTCGCGGAAGCCGTGAAGAAAAGCGAGTTTCGCGAGGATCTTTATTATCGTTTGAATGTCATCAATCTTTTTATGCCGCCGCTGCGCCAGCGCGCGAAGGATGTTCCGTTGCTCGCCCATCATTTTCTGCGCAAATATGCCGTAAAAAACCGCAAAGAAATCGCGGGCTTCACGCCGGAAGCGCTCGATTTGTTGACGGGATATTCCTGGCCCGGCAACGTGCGCGAGCTGGAGAATACCGTTGAACGCGCGGTGGTGCTGGCGAAGGGAACGTATCTCTCCACCGAAGATCTCCGTTTGCAGGAAGCCGCACGCGAGTTATTCTTGCCGCAAGGCATGACCCTGGAGGAAATGGAGCGCCGGCTGGTCGAAAAAACCTTGGATGAGGTGGACAACAACATTACACACGCCGCTGACCGGCTGGGCGTGTCGCGGCGCTGGATTCATTACAAGATGAAGCAGTGGCAAAATGGTCGCAATTGA